One genomic segment of Helianthus annuus cultivar XRQ/B chromosome 14, HanXRQr2.0-SUNRISE, whole genome shotgun sequence includes these proteins:
- the LOC110908107 gene encoding uncharacterized protein LOC110908107: MSNPTIPLTFLLILTYSALLSQSIIPSRYDGFVYRKRAASTATVLIEAFYDPVCPDSRDSWPPLKQAVDHYGPTVVSLIVHTFPLPYHDNAFITSRALHIVNELNASATYHLLNAFFKHQERFYSEQTLNMSREAVLDKVINFASSTLGNSMQSAIKSGFNDSATGTKTRVSFKYGCSRGVFGTPFFFVNGFSIPFNDSEPINYNGWRNIIDPLTTKQRNI; the protein is encoded by the exons ATGTCAAACCCCACAATCCCATTAACTTTCTTACTCATCCTAACCTACTCAGCCCTTTTATCACAGTCTATAATCCCATCAAGATACGACGGATTCGTGTACCGAAAACGGGCTGCGTctactgccaccgtgttgatcgaGGCGTTTTACGATCCGGTCTGCCCCGATAGCAGGGACTCGTGGCCTCCGCTTAAGCAAGCGGTTGATCACTACGGCCCGACTGTTGTATCGCTCATCGTTCACACGTTCCCGTTACC ATACCATGACAACGCTTTTATTACTTCCCGCGCTTTGCATATCGTCAATGAGTTGAATGCTTCAGCTACATACCATTTGTTGAACGCATTTTTTAAGCATCAG GAGCGATTTTACAGCGAGCAGACCTTGAATATGTCTCGCGAAGCTGTTCTCGATAAAGTCATAAATTTCGCATCAAGCACCCTCGGCAACTCCATGCAATCCGCTATTAAGTCTGGATTCAATGACTCGGCTACGGGTACCAAAACAAGAGTTTCATTCAAG TATGGTTGCTCGAGAGGGGTGTTCGGCACGCCGTTTTTCTTTGTTAACGGGTTTTCGATACCCTTCAATGACTCGGAACCAATCAACTACAATGGATGGAGAAACATCATTGATCCGCTCACGACCAAACAACGTAATATCTAA